The Jeotgalibacillus aurantiacus genome has a window encoding:
- the rplL gene encoding 50S ribosomal protein L7/L12 — MTKEQMIEAIKEMTVLELNDLVKAIEEEFGVSAAAPVAVAGAAGGEAAAEQTEFDVVLTEAGAQKIKVIKVVREITGLGLKEAKEMVDNTPKAVKEGASKEEAEEIKAKLEEVGAGVEVK, encoded by the coding sequence ATGACTAAAGAACAAATGATCGAAGCAATCAAAGAAATGACAGTTCTTGAACTTAACGACCTTGTAAAAGCAATCGAAGAAGAATTCGGTGTATCTGCTGCTGCTCCTGTAGCTGTAGCTGGTGCTGCTGGTGGCGAAGCTGCTGCTGAGCAAACTGAATTTGACGTTGTTCTTACTGAAGCTGGTGCTCAGAAGATCAAGGTTATCAAAGTGGTTCGTGAAATCACTGGTCTTGGCCTGAAAGAAGCGAAGGAAATGGTAGACAACACGCCTAAAGCTGTTAAAGAAGGCGCTTCTAAAGAAGAGGCTGAAGAAATCAAAGCTAAGCTTGAAGAAGTTGGAGCTGGCGTAGAAGTT
- the rplJ gene encoding 50S ribosomal protein L10 encodes MSSVIEQKKQLVTEIQEKFQTSASSVIVDYRGLSVAEVTELRKQLREAGVEFKVYKNSMTRRAAEAAGLEGLSESLTGPNAIAFSAEDVVAPAKILNNFAKDHEALELKAGVIEGNVASLEQVKALADLPSREGLLSMLLSVLQAPMRGFAVATKAVADQKEEQGA; translated from the coding sequence ATGAGCAGTGTGATCGAGCAAAAGAAACAGCTTGTGACAGAAATTCAAGAGAAATTCCAAACAAGCGCATCATCAGTAATCGTAGACTATCGCGGTCTTTCAGTTGCTGAAGTAACTGAGCTTCGTAAGCAACTTCGTGAAGCAGGCGTTGAGTTCAAGGTTTACAAAAACTCTATGACTCGCCGTGCGGCTGAAGCTGCTGGCCTTGAAGGTCTTTCTGAAAGCCTTACAGGTCCTAACGCAATCGCATTTTCTGCTGAAGATGTTGTTGCGCCAGCGAAGATTCTTAACAACTTTGCGAAAGACCACGAAGCACTTGAGTTAAAAGCGGGTGTGATCGAAGGAAACGTAGCGTCACTTGAACAAGTGAAAGCTCTTGCGGACCTTCCGTCACGCGAAGGCCTACTTTCTATGCTACTCAGCGTACTTCAGGCGCCAATGCGCGGATTCGCAGTTGCAACAAAAGCTGTTGCAGACCAAAAAGAAGAGCAGGGCGCTTAA
- the rplA gene encoding 50S ribosomal protein L1 produces the protein MAKKSKKYQEAAKLVDRSTNYAINEAIELAQKTSTVKFDATVEAAFRLGIDTRKNDQQIRGAVVLPNGTGKTQSVLVFAKGEKAKEAEAAGADYVGDSELVQKIQGGWFDFDVIVATPDMMGEVGKLGRVLGPKGLMPNPKTGTVTFDVQKAVNEIKAGKVEYRAEKSGIIHVPIGKVSFDAEKLVENFNTIFDVIQKAKPAAAKGTYMKSVAVTTTMGPGIKVDPSSVTVK, from the coding sequence ATGGCTAAGAAAAGCAAAAAGTATCAAGAAGCTGCTAAGCTTGTTGACCGTTCAACAAACTATGCAATCAACGAAGCAATCGAGCTTGCTCAAAAGACAAGCACGGTGAAATTCGACGCAACAGTAGAGGCTGCATTCCGTCTTGGAATCGACACTCGTAAAAACGACCAGCAGATCCGTGGAGCAGTTGTGCTTCCAAACGGAACTGGTAAAACGCAAAGCGTTCTTGTTTTCGCTAAAGGCGAAAAAGCAAAAGAAGCTGAAGCGGCTGGCGCAGACTACGTAGGAGACAGCGAGCTTGTTCAAAAGATCCAGGGCGGCTGGTTTGACTTCGACGTAATCGTAGCAACACCTGACATGATGGGTGAAGTTGGTAAGCTTGGACGTGTCCTTGGACCAAAAGGCCTTATGCCAAACCCTAAGACAGGTACTGTAACATTTGATGTTCAGAAGGCTGTTAATGAAATCAAGGCTGGTAAAGTTGAATACCGCGCTGAAAAGTCTGGTATCATTCACGTACCAATCGGTAAAGTTTCATTCGACGCTGAGAAGCTTGTTGAAAACTTCAACACAATCTTTGATGTAATCCAGAAGGCTAAGCCTGCTGCAGCAAAAGGAACTTACATGAAGTCTGTTGCTGTAACAACAACTATGGGTCCTGGAATCAAAGTTGATCCATCTTCTGTAACAGTAAAATAA
- the rplK gene encoding 50S ribosomal protein L11, whose protein sequence is MAKKVIKMVKLQIPAGKANPAPPVGPALGQAGVNIMGFCKEFNARTADQAGLIIPVEITVFEDRSFTFITKTPPAAVLLKKAAGIESGSGEPNRNKVATVKRDKVREIAETKMPDLNAADVEAAMRMVEGTARSMGITIED, encoded by the coding sequence GTGGCTAAAAAAGTAATCAAAATGGTTAAGCTTCAAATCCCGGCTGGGAAAGCGAATCCAGCTCCACCGGTAGGTCCTGCACTAGGTCAGGCAGGTGTGAACATCATGGGATTCTGTAAGGAATTCAATGCTCGTACAGCTGATCAGGCTGGACTGATTATTCCTGTAGAAATCACGGTTTTTGAAGACCGTTCATTTACATTCATCACTAAAACTCCGCCGGCTGCAGTTCTTCTGAAGAAAGCAGCAGGAATCGAGTCTGGTTCTGGTGAACCAAACCGCAACAAAGTAGCGACTGTCAAGCGTGACAAGGTACGTGAAATCGCGGAAACAAAAATGCCTGATCTTAACGCAGCTGATGTTGAAGCAGCAATGCGTATGGTTGAAGGTACGGCTCGAAGCATGGGAATTACGATTGAAGACTAA
- the nusG gene encoding transcription termination/antitermination protein NusG: MEKNWYVVHTYSGYENKVKMNLEKRVESMGMQDKIFRVVIPEEEETEIKDGKAKTVKRKTFPGYVLVEIVMTDDSWYVVRNTPGVTGFVGSSGGGAKPTPLLPEEVTQLLKQMGMQEKTIEVDFELGENVTVNEGPFANFAGVIEDIDTDKGKVKVLVNMFGRETPVELEFTQITKL; encoded by the coding sequence GTGGAGAAAAATTGGTACGTGGTTCACACTTATTCCGGCTATGAGAATAAAGTGAAAATGAATCTTGAAAAGCGTGTTGAATCAATGGGCATGCAGGACAAAATCTTCCGCGTTGTCATTCCTGAAGAGGAAGAAACCGAGATTAAAGATGGTAAGGCAAAAACAGTCAAGCGTAAAACATTCCCTGGTTATGTACTTGTGGAAATCGTGATGACAGATGATTCATGGTATGTCGTCCGTAACACACCAGGCGTAACAGGATTCGTCGGATCATCAGGCGGCGGCGCAAAGCCGACACCACTATTGCCGGAAGAAGTAACACAACTTCTGAAGCAAATGGGTATGCAGGAGAAAACCATTGAGGTGGACTTCGAGCTTGGTGAAAACGTCACAGTAAACGAAGGTCCATTCGCAAACTTTGCCGGTGTCATTGAGGATATTGACACAGACAAAGGCAAGGTCAAAGTACTCGTAAACATGTTCGGCCGCGAAACACCGGTAGAACTCGAATTCACACAAATTACAAAATTATAA
- the secE gene encoding preprotein translocase subunit SecE: protein MGKISNFFKNVASEMRKVSWPRRKELTRYTITVLSTVVFVAVFFAIIDFGIDAIINWIL from the coding sequence ATGGGTAAAATCAGCAACTTCTTCAAAAATGTTGCTTCCGAAATGCGTAAGGTCAGCTGGCCCCGCCGCAAGGAGCTTACTCGTTACACGATTACGGTTTTAAGTACCGTAGTATTTGTCGCTGTTTTCTTTGCGATTATCGACTTTGGCATCGATGCGATTATTAACTGGATCCTGTAG
- the rpmG gene encoding 50S ribosomal protein L33, producing MSKKLILACSACGSRNYSVPKGADKQSDRLEVKKFCRYCNAHTPHKQTV from the coding sequence GTGAGTAAAAAACTGATTCTTGCTTGCAGTGCCTGCGGATCACGGAACTACTCCGTTCCAAAGGGCGCAGATAAGCAGTCTGATAGATTAGAAGTCAAGAAATTTTGCCGTTACTGTAATGCTCATACACCTCACAAACAGACGGTGTAG